ATGGTCCAAATTGCCGCTGAGGAATACCGGTGGCTCAATCCCCTTGGCCAGCAGATTTTCCACAGTACACACTACAATAGAGTGGATGATGAAGAAAGCGCTGATGTTCGATGTCGGCCCAATCGGTACCTCCAGGCCGTCCAGATGCACAGCGGCATCGCCTAATTCGGTGCAATTGTCAATCACCAGGTCGGCCACATCCATCAGCTTTTTGCCACTGGAATGGCGGGAAGTGGTTTGCTCCCCATACTGGCGGGAAAGAATTGCCACCACGGGAATCCCCAGCTTTTGGCACTCCCACGCCACTTCGATTGGCGCCGCATTGCGTCCGGAATTGGAGATGACAATCATCAAATCCTTGGGCTGGGGCTTGTGATAGTCGACTATGATTTTGCCCCATCCCTCCATCCGCTCGGTATATTCACTTTTTGTGACATGCTCATTACCGGTGAGACTGGGTTCGAGAATCACATTCACTGGCGCTAGACCACCAGCCCGGTAGACGATTTCTTCGGCCACCATATGGGAGTGGCCGGTGCCAAATGTATGGACCAGTCCATCCTTGGCAATTGCCTCGGCAGCCATTTCT
This genomic interval from Bacillota bacterium contains the following:
- a CDS encoding SIS domain-containing protein; protein product: MDAYKLYTDKVNEVMAKVQESQADKIRKAGEMAAEAIAKDGLVHTFGTGHSHMVAEEIVYRAGGLAPVNVILEPSLTGNEHVTKSEYTERMEGWGKIIVDYHKPQPKDLMIVISNSGRNAAPIEVAWECQKLGIPVVAILSRQYGEQTTSRHSSGKKLMDVADLVIDNCTELGDAAVHLDGLEVPIGPTSNISAFFIIHSIVVCTVENLLAKGIEPPVFLSGNLDHGRIRNDKLIEKYQGRIRVW